One Bifidobacterium crudilactis genomic region harbors:
- a CDS encoding universal stress protein, whose protein sequence is MTHQNETYTGTEHAATATEADIVVGVDGSRESFAALRWALAESVLSEQRVNIVFGWTRSWDLGAEPHDEEDWTRVRASIIKVLNSWVSTECADIPVDRASLVFTPVKASGPEALLEIGHQAQQIVVGRRSLGRVARWFLGSTSASLAEDATVPVTVVRIPADDAEQVEQDMEQAFVDDLPSNVPDADVKSMQRHEEYQGQQARKAKSIVVGVDGSRLSMKALEFAAREASLHQATLHVLYCWQLKELGNIPGYQNAIAPIEVGQQTAEDTLAELVAKARIPDTVTVRTHAFHISPAKGLIHAANHTSWVIVGSRGLSGLDAHFLGSVSRQMLTMTDCTVTIVR, encoded by the coding sequence ATGACGCATCAGAACGAGACCTACACAGGAACGGAACACGCCGCCACCGCCACCGAAGCCGACATCGTCGTTGGTGTCGATGGCTCCCGGGAATCCTTTGCCGCCTTACGCTGGGCCCTTGCCGAGTCCGTACTGAGCGAACAACGGGTGAACATCGTTTTCGGGTGGACGCGCTCGTGGGATCTCGGCGCCGAACCCCACGACGAAGAGGACTGGACGAGGGTCCGCGCAAGCATCATCAAGGTGCTCAACAGCTGGGTGTCCACCGAATGCGCCGACATTCCCGTTGACAGGGCTTCGCTGGTATTCACCCCGGTCAAGGCTTCAGGACCCGAGGCACTTCTCGAGATCGGGCATCAGGCGCAGCAGATCGTGGTCGGTCGACGTTCGCTCGGCCGTGTCGCGAGATGGTTCCTGGGTTCCACATCCGCTTCGCTCGCCGAGGACGCCACCGTGCCCGTCACCGTCGTCAGAATTCCGGCTGATGACGCCGAGCAGGTCGAACAGGATATGGAGCAGGCCTTCGTTGATGACCTTCCCAGCAACGTTCCCGACGCCGATGTGAAGAGCATGCAGAGACATGAGGAATATCAGGGTCAGCAGGCGCGCAAGGCGAAGTCCATCGTCGTCGGGGTCGACGGCTCACGCCTGTCCATGAAGGCCTTGGAATTCGCCGCACGCGAGGCCTCCCTGCACCAAGCCACGCTGCATGTGCTCTATTGCTGGCAGTTGAAGGAACTGGGAAATATCCCGGGTTACCAAAACGCAATCGCACCCATCGAAGTCGGGCAGCAGACAGCGGAGGATACACTCGCCGAACTCGTCGCCAAGGCCAGAATCCCGGATACCGTGACTGTGCGCACGCATGCCTTCCACATTTCGCCGGCGAAAGGGCTTATTCACGCAGCAAACCACACCTCATGGGTGATTGTGGGGTCGCGCGGATTGTCCGGTCTCGATGCGCATTTCCTGGGGTCCGTCAGCAGGCAGATGCTGACGATGACCGACTGCACGGTTACCATCGTGCGCTGA
- a CDS encoding ATP-dependent Clp protease ATP-binding subunit, with protein sequence MFERFTDRARRVIVLAQEEARALQHNYIGTEHLLLGLIREGEGVAAKALAAKGVELDATRKQVEEMIGKGNAAPNGHIPFTPHAKQVLELSLREALQLGHSYIGTEHILLGLIREGEGVGTQVLIKMGVDLGELRTSTIDLIRGSHEGSDAAKADLANAGSVQNKQGQTGSAILDQFGRNLTQEAAEGKLDPVIGRSAEIERVMVVLSRRTKNNPVLIGEPGVGKTAVVEGLAQKIHVGDVPETLKGKQVYSLDLGSMVAGSRYRGDFEERLKKVLKEIKTRGDIVLFIDEIHTIVGAGSADGALGASDMLKPMLARGELQTIGATTTEEYRKYIEKDAALERRFQPIQVPEPTVAETIEILKGLRDRYENHHHVTITDGALQSAAELSARYIQDRNLPDKAIDLIDEAGARLRIKRLTAPPELRDLDEKIAKLSEQKDQAIKDQDFEKAAELRDGQEKLETERKEKEQSWREGESDVRMVVDEDVIAEVISSSTGIPVFKLTQAESKKLLNMEGELHKRIIGQDEAVSALSRSIRRTRVGLKDPKRPAGSFIFAGPTGVGKTELAKTLASFLFDDEDALIRVDMSEFAEKYAASRLFGAPPGYVGYEEGGELTEKVRRKPFSVVLFDEIEKAHPDIFNTLLQVLDEGHLTDGQGRKVDFKNTIIILTTNLGTRDIARAANTGFNLGNNTETSYQRMKDQVTSELKQQFRPEFLNRLDDIIVFQQLNEQQVRQIVDLDVKQLNDRLFERHMSLELSDAAKDLLAQKGFDPLLGARPLRRVIQRDIEDAISEKILLGELGDNEHVLVDAEGEGILGEFTFTGKPFEQDAEGNKPELVGASTGASNGADVTDDGADDAGADTADSAE encoded by the coding sequence ATGTTCGAACGGTTTACCGACCGTGCGCGGCGCGTCATCGTGCTCGCGCAGGAAGAGGCTCGCGCCCTTCAACACAATTACATCGGTACCGAGCACCTCCTGCTCGGACTGATTCGTGAGGGTGAAGGTGTCGCCGCCAAGGCGCTCGCTGCCAAGGGTGTGGAGTTGGATGCCACCCGTAAGCAGGTCGAGGAAATGATCGGCAAGGGGAATGCGGCCCCGAACGGGCACATCCCATTCACGCCGCATGCCAAGCAAGTGCTGGAGCTGAGTTTGCGCGAGGCGCTGCAACTGGGCCACAGCTATATCGGCACCGAGCATATTCTGCTCGGTTTGATTCGTGAGGGCGAGGGTGTCGGCACACAGGTCCTCATCAAGATGGGTGTCGATCTCGGTGAGCTCCGCACCTCGACGATTGATTTGATTCGTGGCAGCCATGAAGGTTCCGACGCCGCGAAGGCTGATCTCGCCAACGCCGGAAGCGTGCAGAACAAGCAGGGCCAGACCGGTTCGGCCATTCTGGACCAGTTCGGACGCAACCTCACTCAGGAGGCGGCCGAAGGCAAGCTCGATCCGGTAATCGGACGCAGTGCGGAAATCGAACGTGTGATGGTGGTTCTGTCCCGACGCACGAAGAACAATCCGGTGCTGATAGGAGAGCCTGGCGTAGGCAAGACCGCCGTGGTCGAAGGGCTGGCTCAGAAGATTCATGTGGGAGACGTGCCGGAGACGCTGAAGGGCAAGCAGGTCTATTCGCTTGACCTCGGCTCCATGGTTGCGGGTTCCCGGTACCGTGGCGATTTCGAAGAGCGTCTCAAGAAGGTCCTCAAAGAGATCAAGACGCGCGGTGACATCGTGCTGTTCATCGACGAGATTCACACCATCGTCGGTGCCGGCTCCGCAGACGGTGCCCTCGGGGCATCCGATATGCTCAAGCCCATGCTGGCCCGTGGCGAGCTGCAGACCATCGGCGCCACCACCACCGAGGAATACCGCAAATACATCGAGAAGGATGCCGCGCTGGAACGTCGTTTCCAGCCGATTCAGGTTCCTGAACCTACGGTCGCGGAAACGATCGAGATTCTCAAGGGGCTGCGCGACCGTTACGAGAACCATCACCATGTGACGATTACCGACGGTGCATTGCAATCGGCGGCCGAACTGTCCGCGCGGTACATTCAGGACCGCAATCTGCCGGACAAGGCCATCGATCTGATCGATGAGGCCGGAGCGCGACTGCGTATCAAGCGTCTGACCGCGCCTCCCGAGCTTCGCGATCTTGACGAGAAGATCGCCAAGCTGAGCGAGCAGAAGGACCAGGCCATCAAGGACCAGGACTTCGAGAAGGCCGCCGAATTGCGTGACGGCCAGGAGAAGCTTGAAACCGAGCGCAAGGAGAAGGAACAGTCCTGGCGCGAGGGCGAGTCCGATGTGCGTATGGTCGTGGATGAGGACGTCATCGCCGAGGTGATTTCGTCGAGTACCGGCATACCGGTGTTCAAGCTCACCCAGGCGGAGTCGAAGAAGCTGCTCAACATGGAAGGTGAGCTGCACAAGCGCATCATCGGCCAGGATGAAGCGGTCAGCGCACTGTCTCGTTCGATTCGTAGAACCCGTGTAGGGCTCAAGGATCCCAAGCGTCCTGCCGGTTCATTCATCTTCGCCGGGCCGACCGGTGTGGGCAAGACCGAGCTCGCCAAGACGCTCGCGTCTTTCCTCTTCGATGATGAGGATGCACTGATTCGCGTCGATATGTCCGAATTCGCCGAGAAGTACGCGGCATCGCGTCTCTTCGGCGCTCCTCCGGGGTATGTCGGTTACGAAGAGGGCGGCGAGCTGACCGAGAAGGTCCGTCGCAAGCCCTTCTCGGTGGTGCTCTTCGACGAGATCGAGAAGGCACACCCGGATATCTTCAACACGCTGCTGCAGGTGCTTGATGAAGGTCATCTCACCGACGGTCAGGGCCGCAAGGTGGACTTCAAGAACACGATCATCATTCTGACGACCAACCTTGGTACTCGGGACATTGCCCGTGCCGCCAACACCGGTTTCAATCTCGGCAACAACACCGAGACCAGCTACCAGCGGATGAAGGATCAGGTCACCAGCGAACTCAAGCAGCAGTTCCGTCCGGAGTTCCTGAACCGTCTCGACGACATCATCGTGTTCCAGCAGCTCAATGAGCAGCAGGTTCGTCAGATCGTCGATCTGGACGTCAAGCAGCTCAACGACCGTCTGTTCGAGCGTCATATGTCTCTCGAACTCAGCGACGCCGCCAAGGATCTGCTCGCGCAGAAGGGCTTCGACCCGCTGCTGGGTGCCAGGCCCTTGCGTCGCGTCATTCAGCGGGATATCGAGGATGCGATTTCCGAGAAGATTCTGCTGGGCGAGCTGGGCGACAACGAGCATGTGTTGGTCGATGCCGAAGGCGAAGGCATTCTCGGCGAATTCACCTTCACCGGCAAACCCTTCGAACAGGATGCCGAAGGCAACAAGCCGGAACTGGTCGGAGCCTCGACAGGGGCCTCGAACGGTGCGGATGTCACCGATGACGGCGCAGACGACGCCGGCGCGGATACGGCGGATAGTGCCGAATAG
- a CDS encoding MFS transporter, translating into MAQAPFREMTNWRRNSYLFLFSQFMTGITSMIVQYAIIWYLTQESGSATILSYATLLAMLPMVLLSPFVGTFIDRWNKKALLIVPDLVAAAFAVILSVVGTLNSTFPLWLVFVSLFVRSLAQAFQMPTIQSILPTIVPDDEITKINGQLGMVQSATMVVSPALGALLYAFIPINYLILADVLGAALGVGILALISIPSNLSNLVEKPRVIADAVFGFKRIASARGLWSMLIISSLFTLMFMPAASLYPLMTFQYFKGSVFQAGVVEMVWSIGSLVGGAIIGVFGTWKDRMRPVVLAIGVLGVAFSLSGLLPGTSSGFVLFVILNAFAGMAIAFPSTLPMAMIQQSFPPDELGRVFGVCMSLSGIAGPIGLLFVGPLADALGVEWIFVLSGVGSLFCGLLMFAVPSTRLYDRRLQARLTSIPAEGRFEDI; encoded by the coding sequence ATGGCTCAGGCACCATTTCGCGAGATGACGAATTGGCGACGCAACAGTTACCTGTTTCTGTTCAGCCAATTCATGACCGGCATCACCTCGATGATCGTGCAATACGCGATTATCTGGTATCTCACACAGGAATCGGGTTCGGCCACGATCCTGAGCTACGCCACGCTGCTGGCCATGCTGCCGATGGTGTTGCTCAGCCCATTCGTCGGAACCTTCATCGACCGGTGGAACAAGAAGGCTTTGCTCATCGTGCCCGACCTCGTGGCTGCCGCCTTCGCGGTCATTCTCTCCGTCGTTGGCACGCTGAATTCCACCTTCCCGCTTTGGCTGGTATTCGTCTCGCTCTTCGTACGTTCACTCGCCCAGGCCTTCCAGATGCCCACGATTCAATCGATTCTGCCGACCATCGTGCCGGATGACGAAATCACCAAAATCAACGGGCAACTCGGCATGGTGCAGTCCGCGACGATGGTCGTCTCCCCTGCCTTGGGAGCGCTGCTGTACGCCTTCATTCCCATCAACTATCTGATTCTCGCAGATGTTCTGGGGGCTGCGCTGGGCGTGGGCATACTGGCCCTCATCAGCATCCCCTCCAATCTCAGCAATCTGGTGGAGAAGCCACGGGTCATCGCCGATGCCGTATTCGGGTTCAAGCGGATTGCGAGCGCACGTGGGCTCTGGTCCATGCTGATTATCAGTTCGCTGTTCACCTTGATGTTCATGCCTGCCGCAAGCCTGTATCCTCTGATGACCTTCCAGTATTTCAAGGGAAGCGTGTTCCAGGCTGGTGTGGTGGAGATGGTATGGTCCATCGGTTCACTGGTCGGCGGCGCAATCATCGGCGTCTTCGGCACATGGAAGGACCGCATGCGGCCGGTGGTACTGGCGATTGGGGTATTGGGAGTCGCCTTCTCCTTGAGCGGCCTGCTTCCTGGGACATCGAGCGGATTCGTGCTCTTCGTCATCCTCAATGCCTTCGCAGGTATGGCGATAGCCTTCCCTAGCACGCTACCGATGGCGATGATTCAGCAGTCCTTCCCTCCAGACGAACTTGGCAGGGTGTTCGGGGTGTGCATGTCCCTTTCCGGGATTGCCGGACCAATCGGGTTGCTATTCGTCGGACCGTTGGCCGATGCGCTTGGAGTGGAATGGATTTTCGTGCTTTCCGGAGTCGGCTCGCTGTTCTGCGGGCTGCTGATGTTCGCCGTGCCCTCCACCCGCCTTTATGACAGACGGCTGCAGGCACGTCTCACGTCAATCCCCGCAGAAGGGCGTTTCGAGGACATATAA
- a CDS encoding class I SAM-dependent methyltransferase → MNISRPQSVDHSRDIADNMDNWNDRATVHVEGVVNATRPDGDTTPNGAYGDIQAFMKDPRAISSVVRRDMAVLSPHLTADGLEGSRLLHLQCHIGTDTLSWARLGASEVWGLDFSETSLSYARDICARAGERIHFVQSDARYASEAMPEMRGTFDVVVTSVGTITWLPDLRDWAQSIADLLTEGGVFMIRDTHPMLFALDNDGLTVVQDYFSGTETSYDSDSSYTAGSEGGITHTRNHNWAHDFQEITSCLLAAGLSIEALGEHRDIDWKALPMLVHGPESEDSWRMPEDMPSVPLSFSVVARKR, encoded by the coding sequence ATGAATATTTCAAGACCGCAATCCGTGGATCATTCACGGGACATCGCCGACAATATGGACAATTGGAACGACCGTGCCACGGTGCACGTCGAAGGAGTGGTGAACGCCACGCGACCGGACGGCGATACAACGCCCAATGGTGCCTATGGTGATATCCAGGCCTTCATGAAGGACCCGAGGGCCATTTCCTCCGTGGTCCGCCGCGACATGGCCGTGCTGTCACCCCATCTCACCGCAGACGGGCTGGAGGGCAGCCGTCTGCTGCACCTGCAATGCCATATCGGAACAGATACCTTGAGCTGGGCCAGACTTGGGGCTTCGGAAGTATGGGGATTGGACTTTTCCGAGACGTCGCTGTCTTATGCCAGGGATATCTGCGCCCGGGCAGGGGAGAGGATTCACTTCGTGCAAAGCGATGCGCGATATGCATCCGAAGCGATGCCTGAGATGCGCGGCACTTTCGATGTGGTGGTGACCAGCGTCGGCACGATTACCTGGCTGCCTGATTTACGGGACTGGGCGCAGTCCATCGCTGATTTGCTCACCGAAGGCGGCGTGTTCATGATCCGTGACACGCACCCGATGCTCTTCGCCCTCGATAATGATGGACTGACGGTCGTGCAGGACTATTTCAGTGGTACGGAGACCTCGTACGATTCGGACTCATCGTATACCGCGGGTTCCGAAGGCGGCATCACCCATACGCGCAACCATAATTGGGCGCACGACTTCCAGGAGATTACGTCCTGCCTTCTGGCGGCCGGGCTGAGTATAGAAGCCCTTGGCGAGCATCGGGACATCGATTGGAAGGCGTTGCCGATGCTGGTGCACGGACCGGAATCCGAGGACAGCTGGCGTATGCCCGAAGACATGCCGTCCGTTCCGTTGAGCTTCTCGGTAGTCGCCAGGAAACGATAA
- a CDS encoding ABC transporter ATP-binding protein encodes MTIKNTNDEQTSSTSTEVLAFKDVYKDYPDGDTTVHALAPTTCTIHAGEFVAVVGPSGSGKSTLLTIMGGLQQPTGGSVSLDGKEYSRMSRKELAQLRFSTVGFVLQSSNLVPFLTLEEQLKLHSSYAHEKYDARRAASLMEDLDIEKLRGKYPDELSGGEKQRAAICVALYGRPAVILADEPTASLDTSRAMGVADIFAQATRREHTAVVMVTHDERLLGECDRVLTIQDGKLQESTPEQASQQV; translated from the coding sequence ATGACCATCAAGAACACGAACGACGAACAGACGTCCTCCACCTCCACGGAGGTGCTCGCCTTCAAAGACGTCTACAAGGACTACCCGGACGGTGACACAACCGTGCATGCGCTCGCTCCCACCACCTGCACCATTCATGCCGGCGAATTCGTGGCCGTCGTAGGCCCCAGTGGCTCCGGGAAATCGACGTTGCTGACCATCATGGGAGGATTGCAGCAACCGACGGGCGGCTCGGTGAGTCTGGACGGCAAGGAATACTCCCGTATGTCGAGGAAGGAACTCGCGCAGCTTCGCTTCAGCACCGTCGGTTTCGTATTGCAATCCTCGAACCTGGTGCCTTTCCTGACGCTTGAGGAACAATTGAAACTCCATTCCTCCTATGCCCACGAAAAGTACGACGCCCGCCGCGCAGCAAGTCTGATGGAGGATTTGGATATCGAGAAACTCCGCGGAAAGTACCCCGACGAACTTTCAGGCGGCGAGAAGCAGCGTGCAGCCATATGCGTGGCCTTGTACGGACGTCCTGCGGTGATTCTTGCGGATGAGCCCACCGCCAGCCTCGACACTTCACGGGCGATGGGCGTTGCCGACATCTTCGCACAGGCCACGCGGCGGGAGCACACCGCAGTGGTGATGGTGACGCACGACGAGCGTCTGCTCGGCGAGTGCGACCGGGTACTCACCATCCAGGACGGCAAGTTGCAGGAAAGCACACCGGAACAGGCTTCACAGCAGGTCTGA
- a CDS encoding ABC transporter permease — translation MQLAWKEIRHSKGRYALILAVIVLVGYLSFFLTALSYGLAQANRTSVDAWNASSILLSDDANGNLVSSSVTRAEESKVLGTDANTGTDNTGKSGTKDIEPVSVLQAVTKIKESGSTSGEGFNTVLLGVREDSTLIPQLVSGRNAADEKEAVASESLSTKDGVQLGDSVSVGRAGYTYKIVGFTKTAEYNTEPVIYVRNGTFTLPSAYASMSSDASVTGATADSSSTATATSANTQQQSTRNAASASSDDAVVASGLVIRDASAKVSVPDGMVSLDMQSFINNIPGYQAQVLTFALMIGFLVGVSALVVGIFIYILTMHKRHLFGVLKAQGYSNSFISRSILAQTLILSVIGTLVGLLLSLLTIAFMPVTVPITVSTYWFAIISGVLVLFSLIGAAFSARAVSSIDAIEALS, via the coding sequence ATGCAACTTGCATGGAAGGAAATCCGCCACTCAAAGGGGCGTTACGCCTTGATACTGGCGGTTATCGTACTCGTCGGGTATCTGTCGTTCTTTTTGACAGCGCTGTCATATGGTCTCGCCCAAGCGAATCGCACATCGGTCGATGCCTGGAATGCGTCGAGCATCCTGCTGTCGGACGACGCGAACGGCAACCTCGTATCATCGTCAGTGACCAGGGCCGAGGAATCCAAAGTACTCGGCACTGACGCGAACACCGGCACCGACAATACCGGCAAATCCGGCACCAAGGACATCGAGCCGGTCAGTGTGCTGCAGGCGGTGACGAAAATCAAGGAGTCCGGAAGCACCAGCGGCGAAGGATTCAACACCGTGTTGCTTGGCGTGCGCGAGGATTCGACCCTCATACCGCAACTGGTGAGTGGACGCAACGCCGCCGACGAGAAGGAAGCGGTCGCCAGCGAAAGCCTGTCCACCAAGGACGGCGTCCAGCTCGGCGACAGCGTCAGCGTCGGCCGGGCCGGATACACCTACAAAATCGTAGGATTCACCAAAACCGCGGAATACAACACCGAGCCGGTGATCTACGTACGCAACGGCACCTTCACACTCCCCTCGGCCTATGCTTCGATGTCCTCGGATGCAAGCGTCACCGGAGCCACCGCCGATTCATCGAGCACCGCAACCGCCACCAGCGCCAACACCCAGCAGCAATCGACGCGGAATGCCGCAAGCGCAAGCTCCGATGACGCGGTCGTGGCCAGTGGTCTGGTCATTCGCGACGCCTCGGCCAAGGTCTCGGTGCCAGATGGCATGGTTTCACTCGACATGCAGTCCTTCATCAACAACATTCCCGGATATCAGGCGCAGGTGCTCACCTTCGCCCTGATGATAGGATTCCTGGTCGGCGTGTCCGCTCTGGTCGTGGGCATCTTCATCTACATCCTGACCATGCACAAGCGTCACCTCTTCGGAGTGCTCAAGGCGCAGGGCTACTCGAACAGCTTCATCTCCCGCTCGATACTCGCGCAGACGCTGATACTCTCCGTCATCGGCACGCTTGTCGGTCTGCTGCTCTCCCTGCTGACCATCGCCTTCATGCCGGTCACCGTTCCCATCACGGTAAGCACCTACTGGTTCGCCATCATTTCGGGCGTGCTGGTGCTCTTCAGTCTTATCGGCGCGGCGTTCTCCGCACGAGCCGTTTCATCCATAGACGCTATCGAGGCTTTGTCATGA